The Candidatus Melainabacteria bacterium RIFOXYA2_FULL_32_9 sequence ACCGAGTCATTTTTAGCCAGAGTATTTTCTATACTTTGTGCTTATAATCTAATACAGAAGCTAAATTTGCCTATTTAGCAACTCAAGTTAGCTATTTTTTAAAATTAAAAGGGTGCAAAATTTAGAAAAAAATTATAGCCTCATTTTTTAATAGTATAGACAGAAAAAGTGAATATTGTTTTAATTTAATAGAGGATATCAAGGCAAAAAGAATAATGGAGTATGAAAATTGGACCAATTTCAACCATATTTACACTATTTAGAAATAGGTGAGTTATATTTAAAAGTTGGAGAACACCAAAAAGCGTTTGAAAGTTTTCTAAAGCTTACTGAATGTCGAGAATTAGCTTCTCTTGGTTGGGTTAACCTTGCTAAAGTGGAGGCTCAGCGAAATCGTATACAGACTGCAAAGAAATATTATCTACAAGCTCTAGAACAAGATAAAGATAGTTATGAAATTTTATATAATTATGCAAATTTTCTTATTGATATTCAGGAATATGCTGAAGCTGTCAAATATTACCAGAAAGCCCTTGAAAAAGAGCCTAATCTAGCTCTTGCTTATTACAATATAGGTGTTGCTTACAGCAAAATGGAAAAATACGATGAGTCTATAAATGCTTATATGAATTCTCTCAAAATGAATCCTGATGATTCAGCATGCCATTTTGATCTTGGAATTTTATTTTGTGAAATAAAACAGTTTAAAAAAGCGATTGTGCATTTTCAAAGAGCGATTGAATTAGATCCAAATTCAAGTAGAAGTTATGAATACTTAGCTCAATGTTTTATTAATACAAATCAGGCTGATATAGCTTTAAGTTTTTACTTAAAAGCCCTTGAATTAAGTCCAGATGATCCTATTTTGTATTATAAGATTGGTGATTTATATTTATCTCAAGGTTATGCAGAGGATGCTCTTAAGTTCTTTAATGAAGCACTTAATTTTAATTCTCTTGATGCTTTGTTAATCTATAAAAAAGCTTGTAGTTATGCAAATATTGGAAAGGCTGATGAAGCTATAAAAGAGCTTGAATTAGCAATTAAACTCAATGAAATAATTAAAGATATAGCATTGATGGAGAAAAGTTTTGCTAATTTAGCTGATAATCCAAAATTTCAAGCACTTTTTAAATAAGTTACTCAAGTTGCAATTTGAGTAATTGTGTTTGTCAATTGCGAGGTGCTTCGCACTGTCATTGCGAGCCATGTAGCGTAATTTTTAAGGAATAATCATACTTGCGTGGCAATCTCATAAACTTATGCAGGTGCACTTGCAACTATAAATTTAGAAATTTTGACCCGTTAAACTTTCTTTAATTCTGTTAATACAAGCTTTTTGGCTATAACTCCATTCTCTTGCCGTAATTCTTAATATTTTCCAGCCGCATCTTTCTAAAATCGATTGTTTCCATATTTCTTTTGAGAAATCTTCCTGTCTGGAGTTTTCAGAAGGATTCAGAGATATTGATTCATTATAGCCACAACATTCAACAGCTATAGAATCAAATTCATTAGAAATAACCAGATCAATATTAAATCCTGCTGACTCAAAGTTTGGAAGAACTTTGAATCCCTCTTCTCTACATAATTCTGCTATTTCTTTTTCCATTGAATTATTATAGTTTTCCTGTATTAATTCAGGATTTATATTGGCATTTCGTTGATTTGATCTAATATATTCAACATAACTTCTTAATAAACCTGCCGGAAGAGTTTCAGGCTCTTTTGAGATAAAGCATATCAGTTGTTTTCTTGCTCTTGTTATAGCTACGTTGAATAAATTTGGTTTTTGGACGAATGTTAAACTCTGATGATGACTATTTGAAGCAAGTGTGAAAGATAAAAGAATGATATCTTTTTCATCTCCCTGAAATGTATGTGCCGTTCCTACTTCTATCTGATGTTTTCTGACAATATCATCAGTAATTACCTGACTTATTGCTTTTTTAATCAGTTCAACCTGCCCTCTGAAAGGTGATATTATTCCAATTGAAGACGGTTTTCTATTATTTTTTTCATCATTAATTATAATATCCTGAAGCGTTTCCATAATTTTCTCTGCTTCAGCCATATTTCTTGTATTATCAAGATCAACTTTAGCATCTTTTACTATGTGTAGCTCTATACAATCAGCAGGAGCTAATTCACGGTTCATAATCCTGATTCTGTTACCGTAAAATTCCTGATTACTGAAGTTGATTATTGGCGGACGACTTCTAAAATGTTCATCAAGCAATATTGGGTGTACTGAATAGAAATTAGCAAGATCAAATATTGAATTAGTCCTGAATCTCCACATTATTTGATATCTGTCAGGAATATTATATTTGCTTAAAAAAGACTGTTCTTTAGCTTTTTCAAGAAATGACAAATGAGAAAGCTGTTTATCATCACCAACAATTACAGCACTTTTTGCCCTAAACATAACAGGGAAACAACTTGCAATATCACATTGTGAGGCTTCATCTATTATTGCAACATCAAATAGCCCCGGTTTTAAAGGTAAAGATTCTGATATTGCATAAGTAGTTACACCCCAACAAGGGAAAGCTTCAAGTAAAGGTCTGAAATCTTCATCCTGAAGGAGTCTGTTTTGAAGGTTTTTCTTTCTTTCAACAAGTGCTTTTGAATGAATATATAAAGTCTGTCTCTTAAATTGATCTCTAATTAAGGATTTTAAAGATTCTCTTCTTTGATTTTTAAGAATATCCTTGGATAAAGATTTTTGCTTTTGCCTTAATTCTTTTAAATTATCTAAAAGTTGATGAATATTGCCTATTTTTCCTATAGATCCTTCAATGTTTTTTAAGCTTAAAGCCAGTTCTTTGGTTAATAAATTTAGTCGGAGTTGATCTATGGCTTTTAAAGAAGGCTCAATATCATTTAAATTGAGCTTCTTGCGTAGCTTATTAAAAGAGAACTTTGTAAGAATGGAATTTATTAACCCTGCTTTTTCTAAAGATTTTTCCAATTGATTTAAGAGGTTTTTATAGCTTTCTATTTCGGATTTAGTTAGCTCAGTCTTTATTACCCCTTCACTATCCGGATTTTCGATGTGTTTTTTATATTTTTGAAGAGCTTCATGCCAAATAGTTTCAAGTTCCAGTATTTTTTGACATTTATTTTCAAGATCAGCCTTTGTTTTATAAAGAGCTTTCATATCATCAGCGTTTGATAAAATTGATAACTCATAACCTGAATCCAGGTCTACTTTATTTGCAAGAAGATCCTGAAGCTGGAAGTTTAACTGTTTTTGATAATTTGCTCTGCCTGCTCTTAAACATAGAAATGGAGCTCCAAGATTGTTTAATCTTTCACTTACAACATCAACTGCTTTATCCATTCTGGAAGCAACCAGAACAGTCTTGCCTGATGCTACAAGATGAGAAACAAGGTTTACGATCGTTTGAGATTTACCTGTTCCAGGAGGTCCGCAGACTGAAACAACAGGATATTGTTTTGTTGCCTCTAAAACATCTTTCTGGCTATTACTTAGATCTAATGGTGTTATAGGGTAAAAAGATTCTTCTTTTTTATTCTTTTTATTATCAAAAGCTATTCCTTGCTGAGTTTTTGCTTTTTTAGACTTACTAAATTCTTCCTGAATAATTGATAAAGCAGTTTCTCTATAAACACCAACAGGCATTTCTGCCATTTGGGTTAATTCATGAAGTAATCCGGCTGTTACAGTGGGCCTTTTGGTGAGAATAATTGCTGATTTATGTGAAACAGTCAATTTATCTGTAACATTCTCATCTATGTTAATATCAGGAATTATTGATTTTAATGTGGTAAGAAATATCTGAATTCCCTCATTGGTAAGAGGTAAATCAGGTACAACATCTATTAAACCCTCTAATAGGTGTTCTACTTTATCTTCATCATCATATTTTAGTAATTCTGCTAAAGATCCTGTATTAAGAGAAAGTGTTTCGTCCGTTAATGTACAAGTAATACTTATACCATTTCTCTCAAGTTTGCATGGGACATAAAGAAGTGGAGTAAGAAATTCTTCACCTCTTTTTCTTTTAGTATTTTTACCTGTTAAAAAGAGGTGTCCATAGATTAAATAATGATCTTTCTGAGAGATTTCAGCCTGAACCATAAGTTCAGTAACTTCACTGCTTGCACCGTCAAGGGTTAAGAAAGATTCAGGATTGGTTAATAGTGTTTCCTCTCCTTCAACAAATATCCATTTATTATCTTTATCCTGATTTAAATTTCTGAAAGTAGAAGATTTTACTTCTTCTCTGACACAATCATGGAGATAAAGACATAATCTTTTTACAAAACTGTCTGTGAATGCTGATGAAAGTATTTTTGTTGCTTCTTGAAGCATTATTTTACCTCTAATGACTTGTATATGTTATGTTTTGAGATTGTTTGGAATGATTGATAATTAAGATTTTACCTGAAAACGAGTTTTTGTTGTCATTGTGAACCTTTTAGCAAGGATATTTTTAAAAATTTATCTTGTGAAGCAATCTCTAAGCATCTTTTTTTGAATTCTTATAATAGATCTTTATTATACATAAACCTTCCAAAAAGATATCCATGCTGGAAAGATTGCCTAGTACCGGAGATGCTCATAATGACAAAGAAATTCTTTTGTGGGATAAATACTTAAATAATTTTACTATTAATTACAAAGCATGAGTGAAAATTAAGTTTAATTACATTTCAAAGTTGAATAATTTTAATAAAAAGAATGTTTGTTAACTAATATTAAGCTTTTTTAATGAAAGTTTAAAAACAAAGAATGCCTCAAAAACTTTTATTCAGTGAAAAAATAAATTTTTAAGCAGGTATTTTTTAGATTTAATCTGCTTTTTCAGTATAATATCTATTAAAAGAAAACAAAAAATAAAGAGAAAGAAATGGCTGACGAAGATAAGCAGTTTGAGGCTACAGCACAGAAATTAAGAAAAGCCAGGAATGAAGGACAAGTTATTAAGAGTAAAGACCTGTCTACAGCTATTTCTTTGCTTGCAATGTTTATGCTTCTTTACTATATGGCACCTTTTATTTGGGATCAGGTTGCAAGATTATTTATACTTCTTTATGAGCAAATTCCTAATAAAAGTATCGAAAATATTGGACTACAGTATCTGTATTTTTTAACTCTGGTACCGGCTGTATTAATAGTTTTGCCTATATTGTTTGCAGCTCTTTTAGTTGCAGTTTTAGGGGATCTTATGCAAATAGGCCCCCTTATTACAGGTACTCCTTTAGTACCAAAACTCGATAAACTAAATCCTGTAAACGGATTTAAAAATATTTTTCTATCTGTAAAAACTCTTTTTGAGTTAGCTAAAAATATAGTAAAGGTTTTAATCCTTGGATTTATTGGCTTTTTGGTTTTTAAAGCACACATTCCTGCAATTTTAAATTTATGTGCTGTAGAAAATACATTCTCAATATTGCATGAATTTGGTAGAATGATAGTTGAATTCGTCCTTAAAGCAGGAATAATGTTCCTGGTCATAGCCGGGGCTGACTATATGTTTACAAGATGGAAGTTCCTCAAAGACCAGAAAATGTCTTTTAAAGAGATAAAGGATGAATATAAAAATACGGAAGGGGACCCGCATGTAAAAGCAGCTTTAAGACAGAGGCGCATGCAAATGCTACAACAAACTATGCTTGAGGCTGTTGCAACTGCAGATTTTGTTACTGTAAATCCTGTTCATATTGCAGTTGCCCTAAAATACAATTCGGAAGAAATGCGTGCTCCAAAAGTAATTGCTAAGGGAACAGAGTTGTTTGCTAAAAAAATAATTAAAATAGCAAAAGAACATAACATCCCTGTTGTAGAAAATCCACCGATAGCAAGAGCTTTATTCCGGCTTGTTGATATAAATAAAGAGATTCCGCCAGAATTATATAAAGCAGTGGCAGAAATTCTCATGTTCGTATATAATCTGCGTAAGAGATATGAAACCAGTACAACTTAAAGATTGAAAATTTATGGTACAACAAACAACTAAAATACAAGAATATATAACTATAGCTGAAAAAGTAGCCAGAGTTGAACAAAGGCGTATTCCGTCTCATATGGTTGAATATGAAGAACTTATGAGTATTGGTATAATAGCTATTCAAGCTCTTGTTAAAGATAAGACAGAAGAACAATTAGCTAAATATAATGACGCTTATATTGCTACTGCTATTAGATGGGCTATAAGAAATGAACTTCGTAATCGTTATAAATGGTATTCTCTTAAACATGCCAAAACAGCAACATCTACTGAAGGAGAAGATGGTTCAGATTCCTCATTAGATGTTTCTCCTGAAAAAGTCAGAGAAGCTGTATATGAAACAATTTTGTCCATAGACAGTATTGCTGAATCATCTGAAAATGATTCACCTTTCGACTTTATTAAAGATGGCTCTGCTTTGCCTGATGAAAGATTAGAAATAATGGAATTAGGAAAAGTAATTAGAGAAGCAATAGAAAAGCTTCCTCCTAAAGAAAGAACCATTATGGAATATAGATTTTATAGAAACTTACAGGTAAAAGATATTGCGATGCAGGTTGGATTATCTTCTTCCAGAGTAACAAGGATTATTCAAGCTTCTCTTAACTCAGTTAGAGAATACTTAAAAGAGAAAGATCATTTTTGATCTTTCTCTTTTAAGTATTGGGTTATAAATTTAGATACTTGAGCGGGTATATTTTCTCCGTAGCTGATGCTATTAAGTCCTCGCTGAAATAATTGATGTCATAAAAGTGTAACTTAGTTATTTAAGGAGAAAAGAAAAAATATTCACTGATGTCATGCCGGACTTGTTCCGGCATCTATACAGTTATAGCTTAGAGTTGAAATGTGATTAGATCCCGGGTCAAGCCCGGGATGACCTTTCTACTATTTTATAAATGTGTAAAAACTTTTTCTTGTTTACTTTTACTGCTCCAAGAAAATAAAGTGGACATGTGTCAAAATGATATTGTGAGGTTAATTAATAAAAGCAGGAAAGCAAGATTCACATGTCAGAAAAAGTAAAGAGAGCAAAGATCATAGTTGGCGGAAGACATAAAATCCAAGAATTTATTGATAAAGAAAAGAATGCAAAAGTTAGAGATAGATTAAGAGCAATATTATGGAGTAATAATCAAGTCTCAAATGAAGAAATATCAAGAAGATTAAACAAGAATAGAAATACTATAGCAAAATGGATAAGGAACTGGAATAAGTTCGAGTATAAAGGACTAGTAGACAAGCCCGTATCAGGAAGACCAAGGATATTAACAAAAGAAGAAGAAAAAGAAATCATTGAACAAATAAAAGGACAGCCGGAAGAGAATTATCAAGGCAGAATAACTTGTAAAATGCTATGTGCAAGGATAGAAGATAAATTAGGAAAACGATTAACCCCTGAAACACTTAGACATTACTTGAAAGAAAATGGATTATCCTGGAAAAAGTCTGGTATGTATGATTACCGAAGAAGCGATGAACACAGACAACGTTTCTTATGGAAATTGGAAGAAATTAAAAAAAAATCTCAAGGAAAACGAGTTAATATGGTTTATGGATGAAACAACAGTAACTCTTGAATCAGGTGTTTTATATGATTGGATGCAAACAAATACTCGAAGACTAATAAAAACTAATCGATCATATAAATGTGATTGCATAATAGGCGGTGTATCCCCTGATATAGGAGAAACTGTTTTTATTCAAACAGATAAAATAGATTCTCAAACCGTATCAATGTTTATACAGGAATTATCCGAGAATTATTCGGACTATGATAATATATTGATTCTTGATAATGCTTCTTTTCACGTTGCACAAGGAACTCCAGACTTCCCTGTTCCTGAAAATATCAGATTGCTTTATCTCCCCACCTATTCACCAGATTTTAACCCTATTGAAAGATTATGGAAATATTTTAAAGATGAATTTATTAAAAACAGATTCTATGAAAATATTTATCACTTAAGAAATACGGTCAATGATGCTCTTTATAATCTTCTAAATAACCAGAATACAGTTAAATCTATTTGTTCCACTTATTAATTACTTTCTTGGAGCAGTATTACATGAAACAAAGGAAAACATACCCGCTTTATAAAACTAATTCAATAAAGTGCTAGGAAGGCATGTATTGCTCTTCAAATGCCTGTACTGCAAGAGCTTGAGCTGTTGATTGAGAGAGACCGAATTCTTTTATTGCAGCTTCTTCAAATGATAACAATGCTTTAATGCAGTTGTTTACAGAATTGGATATTCTTTGAGCTTGTTCAGGATTTACATGTTTTGATACTTGAATGGTTTTCTTTTGTTTTTTTTGTACATTATCAAGAGGTAGAGAAGAATTATTCAAGAAATTCAATATTTCATCAGCTTCTTTAAAATTTGTTTTTGGAGGAACAATAACAGATTCCTGCTCTTTAGCTACTTTATTCTCTTCATGGATTTTTTTCTCTATTTTCTTTCCTCTGATGTGTGAATTTGGGTTAATACCGTTTAAATCTGTCATAGATGTTTCTCCTTATATTATTATTTTTCTATTTCATTTTTATCCTCTTGTTGTATTTATCGGTTTACATGCTTTTTAACTTTAGAGAAAAGCTTAAATACTAATTATAAAAGTTACAAACTTTTACAAACATGTAAAAGAGATGTTTTTAGCAGTTTTTCTGATATTTACTGAATCGATATATATTATAATGATTTAGAAAGTTTTTTCATTTTTTCTTTAAAAAACCCTATCCGGTTTTTTAAATATTCAGGAATATTGTTAAATATTTTGGTGATAAAATTTAAGCAGAAGTTCAATTTATGCATAAAAGTTGGAGGTTAACTTGACTCAGAAGGAAGTACAAACAAGCATTGAGACATTAAGAAATATGAGATTGCAAAAACTCAATGACTTGGCTGATAAAATGATTAATCCTTATCCCTATACATTTGATAGAACTGCTTCTGCTCAGGAGTTACATGATAAATATGTAGATTTACAACCTGGAGAAGAAGTTAGTGAATATTATAATGTAGCTGGAAGAATTATGGCTATGAGAAATAGCGGTATGTTTATTGATTTAATGGATAGTTCGGGAAAAATCCAGTTATTTACTCATAAAGATAATGTTCCTGAAGATAAAATTGCAATTTTAAAAC is a genomic window containing:
- a CDS encoding flagellar biosynthesis protein FlhB, which translates into the protein MADEDKQFEATAQKLRKARNEGQVIKSKDLSTAISLLAMFMLLYYMAPFIWDQVARLFILLYEQIPNKSIENIGLQYLYFLTLVPAVLIVLPILFAALLVAVLGDLMQIGPLITGTPLVPKLDKLNPVNGFKNIFLSVKTLFELAKNIVKVLILGFIGFLVFKAHIPAILNLCAVENTFSILHEFGRMIVEFVLKAGIMFLVIAGADYMFTRWKFLKDQKMSFKEIKDEYKNTEGDPHVKAALRQRRMQMLQQTMLEAVATADFVTVNPVHIAVALKYNSEEMRAPKVIAKGTELFAKKIIKIAKEHNIPVVENPPIARALFRLVDINKEIPPELYKAVAEILMFVYNLRKRYETSTT